Proteins encoded within one genomic window of Candidatus Limnocylindrales bacterium:
- the tuf gene encoding elongation factor Tu encodes MAKEKFERTKPHCNIGTIGHVDHGKTTLTAAITMTLAKSGGGKAMQYADIDAAPEEKARGITINTAHVEYETANRHYAHVDCPGHADYVKNMITGAAQMDGAILVVSAADGPMPQTREHILLARQVGVPALVVYMNKVDLVDDAELLELVEMEIRELLSSYQFPGDEIPITAGSAKAATDGVNPEIGEQSILKLMQTVDEYIPQPERPVDLPFLMPVEDVFSISGRGTVVTGRVERGIVKVGEEVEIVGIRPVQKTTCTGVEMFRKLLDQGQAGDNVGVLLRGTKREDVERGQVLCKPGSITPHTKFLAEAYILTKEEGGRHTPFFTNYRPQFYFRTTDVTGIVHLKEGVEMIMPGDNAELNVELITPIAMEEKLRFAIREGGRTV; translated from the coding sequence GGCCAAGTCGGGCGGCGGCAAGGCGATGCAGTATGCGGACATCGACGCGGCGCCGGAAGAGAAGGCGCGCGGCATCACCATCAACACGGCGCACGTCGAGTATGAGACGGCCAACCGTCACTACGCCCACGTCGACTGCCCGGGCCACGCCGACTATGTGAAGAACATGATCACGGGCGCGGCGCAGATGGACGGCGCCATCCTGGTGGTGTCGGCGGCCGACGGCCCGATGCCGCAGACGCGCGAGCACATCCTGCTGGCCCGTCAGGTCGGCGTGCCGGCGCTGGTCGTCTATATGAACAAGGTCGACCTGGTGGACGACGCCGAGCTGCTCGAGCTGGTCGAGATGGAGATCCGCGAGCTGCTCTCCAGCTACCAGTTCCCGGGCGACGAGATCCCGATCACGGCCGGTTCGGCCAAGGCGGCGACGGACGGCGTCAACCCGGAGATCGGCGAGCAGTCGATCCTGAAGCTGATGCAGACGGTGGACGAATACATTCCGCAGCCGGAGCGTCCGGTGGACCTGCCGTTCCTGATGCCGGTGGAAGACGTGTTCTCGATCTCGGGCCGCGGCACGGTGGTGACCGGTCGCGTCGAGCGCGGCATCGTCAAGGTCGGCGAGGAGGTCGAGATCGTCGGCATCCGTCCGGTGCAGAAGACGACCTGCACGGGCGTCGAGATGTTCCGCAAGCTGCTCGACCAGGGCCAGGCGGGCGACAATGTCGGCGTGCTGCTGCGCGGCACCAAGCGCGAGGACGTCGAGCGCGGCCAGGTGCTGTGCAAGCCGGGCTCGATCACCCCGCACACCAAATTCCTGGCCGAGGCCTACATCCTGACCAAGGAAGAGGGCGGCCGTCACACGCCGTTCTTCACCAACTACCGTCCGCAGTTCTACTTCCGCACCACGGACGTGACCGGCATCGTGCACCTGAAGGAAGGCGTCGAGATGATCATGCCCGGCGACAACGCCGAGCTGAACGTCGAGCTGATCACCCCCATCGCCATGGAAGAGAAGCTGCGCTTCGCCATCCGCGAAGGCGGCCGCACGGT